One window of Paenibacillus albicereus genomic DNA carries:
- a CDS encoding helix-turn-helix domain-containing protein, whose amino-acid sequence MIFSEKLKTERTKKGWSQEELAEKLFVSRQSVSKWEKGQNYPSIETLIKLSDLFQVTLDDLLRSDGELTKKVIRESKQLAYPKATFAFDLLFSLGLVLLGIKLAVLLLNQATPLDIKLYGGSFLWNFGSALLLIGAGIGSRILKGKFKQD is encoded by the coding sequence ATGATCTTCAGCGAGAAATTAAAAACGGAGAGAACCAAGAAGGGCTGGTCGCAAGAAGAATTGGCCGAGAAGCTTTTTGTCAGCAGACAATCGGTTTCAAAGTGGGAGAAAGGTCAAAACTATCCCAGCATTGAAACCTTGATTAAATTGAGCGATTTATTTCAGGTGACCCTGGACGACTTGTTAAGGAGCGACGGTGAGTTAACCAAAAAGGTGATTCGCGAAAGCAAGCAATTGGCTTATCCGAAAGCAACGTTCGCGTTTGACCTGTTGTTCTCACTCGGACTTGTCCTGCTGGGAATCAAGCTTGCTGTTTTGCTTTTGAACCAAGCGACGCCTCTTGACATCAAGCTGTATGGCGGATCTTTTTTATGGAATTTCGGATCTGCCCTGCTCCTGATCGGCGCCGGAATCGGGTCCCGTATCCTGAAGGGCAAATTCAAACAAGATTAA
- a CDS encoding sugar ABC transporter permease, whose product MGRTLRSRLEVSGIYLIVLVMFAVILYPLLWAVSISLNPGSTLFSAKLIPDNLTLGHYRWLFADPLSQYGLWYKNTLIVASFNALISVSLVSILAFVFSRFRFAGRKHSIYTFLLLQMFPVLMGMVAIYLLLNLVNLLDTFTGLILIYSIGGLPMNVFLVKGYLDTIPRDLDESATMDGAGHLTVFFRILMPLARPILAVVALFTFMAPFMDFLTPRIILRSPEKYTLALGLYNFINDKFSNNFTIFAAGTILIAVPIATVFLLLQRFLISGLADGATKG is encoded by the coding sequence ATGGGCCGCACGCTGCGTTCCCGGCTGGAAGTATCCGGCATCTATCTGATCGTCCTGGTCATGTTCGCCGTCATCCTGTATCCGCTGCTGTGGGCGGTGAGCATCTCGCTCAACCCCGGCAGCACCCTGTTCAGCGCCAAGCTGATTCCCGACAACCTGACGCTGGGCCACTACCGCTGGCTGTTCGCCGATCCGCTGAGCCAGTACGGGCTGTGGTACAAGAACACGCTCATCGTCGCCTCGTTCAACGCGCTCATCAGCGTGTCGCTCGTCTCGATCCTGGCGTTCGTGTTCTCGCGCTTCCGCTTCGCCGGGCGCAAGCACAGCATCTACACGTTCCTGCTGCTGCAGATGTTCCCCGTGCTCATGGGCATGGTGGCGATCTACCTGCTGCTGAACCTCGTGAACCTGCTCGATACGTTCACCGGGCTGATCCTGATCTATTCGATCGGCGGGCTGCCGATGAACGTCTTCCTGGTCAAAGGCTACCTGGACACGATCCCGCGCGATCTCGACGAGTCCGCGACGATGGACGGAGCCGGGCATCTGACGGTGTTCTTCCGCATCCTCATGCCGCTCGCGCGGCCGATCCTGGCCGTCGTGGCGCTGTTCACGTTCATGGCGCCGTTCATGGACTTCCTGACGCCGCGCATCATCCTGCGCTCGCCGGAGAAGTACACGCTGGCGCTCGGGCTGTACAACTTCATCAACGACAAGTTCTCCAACAACTTCACGATCTTCGCGGCGGGCACGATCCTGATCGCCGTCCCGATCGCCACCGTGTTCCTGCTGCTGCAGCGCTTCCTCATCTCCGGCCTCGCGGACGGAGCGACGAAGGGGTGA
- a CDS encoding carbohydrate ABC transporter permease, with protein MQNALQTGPSPTSAPSPKTAAWLSVVPGLGQLYNRRYIKGGILLLLALSLAASLGPWTAGGLQGLVTLGEDPNVDDSRTLLTEGILAALLSVVLLCAYGLNIRDAWRDAVRRREGERIPSVRQAFHDSYDKGFPYFVVVPSFILLAMVVIFPLLFMVALAFTNYSLYNSPPAKLLDWVGWANFKELFVNPLWTQSLLSVLSWTVVWTLVATTLQIALAMLLAVLVNDSRIRFKKLIRTVLILPWAVPSFMTVLVFAAMFNDTFGAINTQLLAPFGIQIPWLTDAGWARTAIILIQVWLGFPYVFTLFTGVLQSISKDWYEAADVDGGSRWQKFRFITLPHVLFATAPLLIMQYSFNFNNFNLIFLFNKGGPPVPGQSAGATDILISWVYNLTFTDNNYKMAAAISIIMGIVVAAFALYQFRRTRSFREEGY; from the coding sequence ATGCAAAACGCGCTGCAAACCGGGCCGTCGCCGACCTCGGCGCCGTCGCCGAAGACGGCGGCATGGCTGTCGGTCGTGCCCGGCCTCGGCCAGCTGTACAACCGGCGCTACATCAAGGGAGGCATCCTGCTGCTGCTGGCGCTGTCGCTGGCGGCGTCGCTCGGACCGTGGACGGCCGGCGGGCTGCAAGGACTCGTCACGCTCGGCGAGGACCCGAACGTCGACGACAGCCGCACGCTGCTCACCGAGGGCATCCTGGCGGCGCTGCTCAGCGTCGTGCTCCTGTGCGCCTACGGGCTGAACATCCGCGACGCCTGGCGCGACGCGGTCCGCCGCCGCGAAGGCGAGCGCATCCCGTCCGTGCGGCAGGCGTTCCACGACAGCTACGACAAGGGCTTTCCGTACTTCGTCGTCGTGCCGAGCTTCATCCTGCTGGCGATGGTCGTCATTTTCCCGCTGCTGTTCATGGTCGCGCTGGCGTTCACGAACTACAGCCTGTACAACTCGCCGCCGGCGAAGCTGCTCGACTGGGTCGGCTGGGCCAACTTCAAGGAGCTGTTCGTCAATCCGCTGTGGACGCAGAGCCTGCTGTCGGTGCTGTCGTGGACGGTCGTCTGGACGCTCGTCGCGACGACGCTGCAGATCGCGCTGGCGATGCTGCTCGCCGTGCTGGTCAACGACAGCCGCATCCGCTTCAAGAAGCTGATCCGCACCGTGCTCATCCTGCCGTGGGCGGTGCCGTCGTTCATGACGGTGCTCGTGTTCGCGGCGATGTTCAACGACACGTTCGGGGCGATCAACACGCAGCTGCTGGCGCCTTTCGGCATCCAGATCCCGTGGCTGACGGACGCCGGCTGGGCACGGACCGCGATCATCCTGATCCAGGTGTGGCTCGGCTTCCCGTACGTGTTCACGCTGTTCACCGGCGTGCTGCAGAGCATCTCCAAGGACTGGTACGAGGCCGCCGACGTCGACGGAGGCAGCCGCTGGCAGAAGTTCCGGTTCATCACGCTGCCGCATGTGCTGTTCGCGACCGCGCCGCTGCTCATCATGCAGTATTCGTTCAACTTCAACAACTTCAACCTCATCTTCCTGTTCAACAAAGGCGGGCCGCCGGTGCCGGGGCAGAGCGCGGGGGCGACGGACATCCTCATCTCCTGGGTGTACAACCTGACGTTCACCGACAACAACTACAAGATGGCCGCGGCCATCAGCATCATCATGGGCATCGTCGTCGCCGCCTTCGCCCTGTACCAGTTCCGGCGGACGCGCTCGTTCCGCGAGGAGGGATATTGA
- a CDS encoding extracellular solute-binding protein, giving the protein MNRKTTAAAALMLALSLTSLAACGNNGNGSSNTNSGSAANENAAAPANTAAPTNDASAGGEASGMPEKPAELTIWPDDNAESVAAITAITDKYTEKTGIKVSVKPVKMNDQQQILSLDGPGGKGPDLFFQPGIGNLVLKGLVQPVKAEQPVLDAYTPESLTALSQDGQLYGLPFVTETYALFYNKKLVPTPPATVADLEKLAAEQTDAKKQKYGFLLEGLNFYYAWAFMGGNDGYIFKKTDTGYDTADIGLNKEGAVAGVKLIQSWFDKGYLPKGVNGDVVGGLFGAGQVGAVINGPWAITDYKKQLGDDLGVAPLPTLENGKHPTSFIGVKGWMLSKFSKSPEWASDLAAFITNEENALEYYEKTGQVPPVKGVLNNEKLTSDPLVAGFSEQVQYGQPFPTVPELDYVWDPMANALKFASEGRDVQQSLDDAVKQVQDKMAMSGK; this is encoded by the coding sequence ATGAACCGAAAAACGACCGCCGCGGCGGCGCTGATGCTGGCGCTCTCGCTGACGAGCCTGGCAGCCTGCGGCAACAACGGCAACGGCAGCAGCAACACCAACAGCGGCTCCGCCGCGAACGAGAACGCCGCTGCGCCGGCGAACACGGCGGCGCCGACGAACGACGCCTCAGCCGGAGGCGAGGCGAGCGGCATGCCGGAGAAGCCGGCCGAGCTGACGATCTGGCCGGACGACAACGCCGAGAGCGTCGCCGCCATCACGGCGATCACGGACAAGTACACGGAGAAGACCGGCATCAAGGTGAGCGTCAAGCCGGTCAAGATGAACGACCAGCAGCAGATCCTGTCCCTCGACGGACCGGGCGGCAAAGGGCCGGACCTGTTCTTCCAGCCCGGCATCGGCAACCTCGTGCTCAAAGGACTCGTGCAGCCGGTGAAGGCCGAGCAGCCGGTGCTGGACGCGTACACGCCGGAGTCGCTCACCGCGCTCAGCCAGGACGGCCAGCTGTACGGCCTGCCCTTCGTCACCGAGACGTACGCGCTGTTCTACAACAAGAAGCTCGTGCCGACGCCGCCGGCGACGGTCGCGGACCTGGAGAAGCTGGCGGCGGAGCAGACCGACGCGAAGAAGCAGAAGTACGGCTTCCTCCTGGAAGGCCTGAACTTCTACTACGCGTGGGCGTTCATGGGCGGCAACGACGGCTACATCTTCAAGAAGACCGACACCGGCTACGACACCGCCGACATCGGCCTCAACAAGGAAGGCGCCGTCGCCGGCGTGAAGCTGATCCAGAGCTGGTTCGACAAGGGCTACCTGCCCAAAGGCGTGAACGGCGACGTCGTCGGCGGCCTGTTCGGAGCAGGCCAGGTCGGCGCGGTCATCAACGGACCGTGGGCGATCACCGACTACAAGAAGCAGCTCGGCGACGACCTTGGCGTAGCGCCGCTGCCGACGCTGGAGAACGGCAAGCACCCGACGTCCTTCATCGGCGTCAAGGGCTGGATGCTCTCCAAGTTCTCCAAGAGCCCGGAGTGGGCGAGCGATCTGGCGGCGTTCATCACCAACGAGGAGAACGCGCTGGAGTACTACGAAAAGACGGGCCAGGTGCCGCCGGTCAAAGGCGTGCTGAACAACGAGAAGCTGACGAGCGACCCGCTCGTCGCCGGGTTCTCCGAGCAGGTGCAGTACGGCCAGCCGTTCCCGACCGTGCCGGAGCTGGACTACGTCTGGGATCCGATGGCCAACGCGCTGAAGTTCGCCTCCGAGGGACGCGACGTGCAGCAGTCGCTCGACGACGCCGTCAAGCAGGTGCAGGACAAGATGGCGATGTCCGGCAAGTAA
- a CDS encoding aminopeptidase codes for MIPTQQQLENYAELIVRVGVNVQEGQKVVVMAPIAAAPLARQIVSRAYSAGASDVFVEYNDEQLTRIRFRQAPEESFSKYPMWRAEAFQGFVAEGAAFIQIYSPDPDLLNGVDPERVAASSKAASTALAPYRNALMNHENAWTLVSWATAEWAAKVFPDEPSEAAVEKLWERIIDATRIGLEDPVEAWRGHNATLLNMVERLNAKRYAELRFTAPGTELSIGLPEGHLWLGGGKKNGRGVLFNPNMPTEEVFTMPHKDRVNGTVRSTKPLNYSGQLIQNFSLTFKDGKVTEFSAEQGYEALSKLLAMDENAVRLGEVALVPDDSPISNSGVTFYNTLFDENASCHLALGQAYPVNLEGGTELSPEELSSRGANRSLVHEDFMIGSAEMDIDGVTQDGSVEPIFRGGNWAF; via the coding sequence ATGATTCCGACTCAGCAGCAACTGGAAAACTACGCCGAGCTGATCGTACGCGTCGGCGTGAACGTGCAGGAGGGCCAGAAGGTCGTCGTCATGGCCCCGATCGCCGCCGCCCCGCTGGCGCGGCAGATCGTCTCCCGCGCCTACAGCGCCGGAGCGAGCGACGTATTCGTCGAGTACAACGACGAGCAGCTCACCCGCATCCGCTTCCGCCAAGCGCCGGAAGAGAGCTTCTCCAAGTATCCGATGTGGCGCGCGGAAGCGTTCCAAGGCTTCGTCGCCGAAGGCGCCGCCTTCATCCAGATCTATTCCCCCGATCCGGACCTGCTGAACGGCGTCGATCCGGAGCGTGTCGCCGCCAGCTCCAAAGCCGCATCCACGGCGCTTGCGCCTTACCGCAACGCGCTCATGAACCATGAGAACGCCTGGACGCTGGTGTCCTGGGCGACGGCCGAATGGGCGGCGAAAGTATTCCCGGACGAGCCGTCCGAAGCGGCGGTCGAGAAGCTGTGGGAGCGGATCATCGATGCGACCCGCATCGGCCTGGAAGATCCGGTAGAAGCTTGGCGCGGTCACAACGCCACGCTGCTGAACATGGTGGAACGCCTCAACGCCAAGCGCTATGCGGAGCTCCGCTTCACCGCGCCGGGCACGGAGCTGTCGATCGGCCTGCCGGAAGGTCATCTCTGGCTCGGGGGCGGCAAGAAGAACGGCCGCGGCGTGCTGTTCAATCCGAACATGCCGACGGAGGAAGTGTTCACCATGCCGCATAAGGACCGGGTGAACGGCACCGTGCGCAGCACCAAGCCGCTCAACTACAGCGGCCAGCTCATCCAGAACTTCTCGCTCACGTTCAAAGACGGCAAGGTGACGGAGTTCTCGGCCGAGCAAGGCTACGAGGCGCTCTCCAAGCTGCTCGCGATGGACGAGAACGCCGTGCGACTGGGCGAAGTCGCGCTCGTGCCCGACGACTCGCCGATCTCGAACTCCGGCGTGACGTTCTACAATACGCTGTTCGACGAGAACGCCTCCTGCCATCTGGCGCTCGGACAAGCGTATCCGGTCAACCTCGAGGGCGGAACGGAGCTGTCGCCGGAGGAGCTGTCGAGCCGCGGCGCCAACCGCAGCCTCGTCCACGAGGACTTCATGATCGGCTCGGCCGAGATGGACATCGACGGCGTGACGCAGGACGGCTCGGTGGAGCCGATCTTCCGCGGCGGCAACTGGGCTTTTTGA
- a CDS encoding nuclear transport factor 2 family protein, with protein sequence MKADQVLLSYMEKMREVDPALEYVHPEAIFIAVCEHESERHPFYGTYRGVEGARTLLSKLQRELEPQEVKLHRMLTDEGSVFAWGEFRHRVRSTGRIFASSWAVACEVEDGKIKHFRVFEDSGALEAAFRKE encoded by the coding sequence ATGAAAGCGGACCAAGTCTTGCTGAGCTATATGGAAAAGATGAGGGAGGTGGACCCGGCTCTCGAGTACGTCCACCCGGAAGCGATTTTCATCGCGGTCTGCGAGCATGAGTCGGAGCGGCATCCCTTTTATGGCACTTATCGCGGAGTCGAAGGGGCTCGGACGCTGTTGTCCAAGCTTCAGCGGGAGCTGGAGCCGCAGGAGGTCAAGCTGCATCGGATGCTGACCGATGAAGGGTCGGTTTTCGCCTGGGGGGAGTTCCGGCACCGGGTCCGCTCGACCGGCCGCATTTTTGCGAGCTCTTGGGCGGTCGCATGCGAGGTGGAGGACGGCAAGATCAAGCATTTCCGAGTGTTCGAAGATTCGGGAGCGCTGGAAGCGGCTTTCCGTAAAGAGTGA
- a CDS encoding DinB family protein: protein MDQAIVHTSQVVRQIVLGQVQAAAEEQMDRQPEGFANTIRWNIGHIVYWRDRYATLCFGVPSAIPGHYAALFDSGTKPADWTEAPPTKAELLEHLAAQLGRLSEIAPEKWEAELKPPLEMWPFSFHTSAELFNFALVHEGIHLGVVMSLLRATRTSGERLP, encoded by the coding sequence ATGGATCAAGCCATCGTCCATACGAGTCAAGTGGTGCGCCAGATCGTGCTCGGTCAGGTCCAGGCGGCAGCCGAGGAGCAGATGGACCGGCAGCCGGAAGGCTTCGCCAACACGATCCGCTGGAATATCGGGCATATCGTGTACTGGAGGGATCGATATGCCACCTTGTGCTTCGGCGTGCCGTCGGCCATTCCCGGCCATTATGCGGCGCTCTTCGACTCGGGCACGAAGCCTGCGGATTGGACGGAGGCTCCCCCGACCAAGGCGGAGCTGCTGGAGCATCTGGCCGCTCAGCTCGGCCGATTGTCGGAGATCGCTCCGGAGAAATGGGAGGCGGAGTTGAAGCCGCCGCTGGAGATGTGGCCGTTCTCGTTCCACACCTCAGCCGAGCTGTTCAACTTCGCTCTCGTCCACGAGGGCATCCACCTCGGCGTCGTGATGAGCCTGCTGAGAGCGACCCGAACGAGCGGGGAGCGACTTCCATGA
- a CDS encoding LysR family transcriptional regulator: MELRQLHYFAAICKDMHFSKAAEALCTTQSNLSQQIKFLENELGTPLFDRMGRRIALTEAGRIVLEQSRLIFERVDTIQAAISDLKRMEGGQLDIGILPGDGDLLFDALLIDFHRSYPKLSIQVTETTEVYGQVLEGVRDIGVTTTPDDPDDRIAVIPLFHEEFVLAVRSDHPASKAKAMAFEQLQQLKLVAFGDEHQMTKVIRESSRKAGILLDRPIVAPSLSTLLALVEQGVGACILPRLLVDNLGRDSIDAVTLLNPTPSQDICILYRKDRFMSQAAKLFMELLQDYIHKAQEASRRSLG; the protein is encoded by the coding sequence ATGGAACTTAGGCAGCTCCACTATTTCGCGGCCATCTGCAAGGACATGCATTTTTCCAAGGCGGCGGAAGCTCTCTGCACCACCCAATCCAACCTCAGCCAGCAAATCAAGTTTCTGGAGAACGAGCTGGGAACTCCGCTGTTCGACCGCATGGGGAGGCGGATCGCGCTCACCGAGGCCGGACGGATCGTTCTGGAGCAGAGCCGGCTTATCTTTGAACGAGTCGATACTATTCAAGCGGCGATCTCGGATTTGAAGCGAATGGAGGGCGGCCAGCTCGATATCGGCATCCTTCCCGGCGACGGAGATCTTCTGTTCGATGCGCTGCTGATCGACTTCCACCGCTCCTATCCGAAGCTGTCGATTCAAGTGACGGAGACGACGGAGGTGTACGGGCAGGTGCTCGAAGGAGTCCGGGACATCGGCGTGACGACGACGCCGGACGATCCGGATGACCGCATCGCGGTCATCCCGCTTTTTCATGAAGAATTCGTGCTGGCAGTCCGGTCCGACCATCCCGCCTCCAAGGCCAAGGCGATGGCCTTCGAGCAGCTGCAGCAGCTGAAGCTGGTCGCCTTCGGAGACGAGCACCAGATGACCAAGGTCATTCGGGAGAGCAGTCGAAAAGCCGGAATCCTCCTCGATCGCCCGATTGTCGCGCCCTCGCTGTCGACCCTTCTCGCCCTGGTCGAGCAAGGCGTCGGAGCCTGCATCCTGCCGCGGCTGCTCGTAGACAATCTCGGCCGCGATTCCATCGATGCCGTGACCCTCTTGAACCCGACTCCGAGTCAAGACATCTGCATCCTCTACCGCAAGGACCGGTTCATGAGCCAGGCGGCGAAGCTGTTCATGGAGCTTTTGCAAGACTATATCCACAAGGCGCAGGAGGCGAGCCGCCGTTCGTTAGGGTGA
- a CDS encoding RNA polymerase sigma factor encodes MRRDKALFARLYQGWGRGAQTIRQDEAWLRAVRDSGTERFGEIIDEYGDYLYRTIYAILRSPHDTEDVLQEALIAISRALPECRLDGFKTWITRIAVNRAIDWKRSRARREEPAELGSDNEFISAAPWMEPGAEAEPIVEQLIEGERRREVRRKVSELPPEYRTMVRDFYFRRRTQEEISQEQGLRPKSVESKLYRARSWMRRHWRKEDFE; translated from the coding sequence TTGCGCAGGGACAAGGCCCTCTTCGCTCGTCTATATCAAGGATGGGGAAGGGGGGCGCAGACGATCAGGCAGGACGAAGCATGGCTTCGAGCCGTCCGGGACAGCGGGACGGAGCGGTTCGGAGAGATCATCGATGAATACGGAGACTACCTGTACCGCACGATCTATGCGATCCTGCGCTCCCCCCACGATACGGAAGACGTGCTGCAGGAGGCGCTGATCGCCATCAGCCGCGCCTTGCCGGAATGCCGTCTGGACGGCTTCAAGACGTGGATCACCCGCATCGCGGTCAACCGCGCCATCGATTGGAAGCGGAGCAGGGCCCGGCGCGAGGAGCCGGCGGAGCTGGGCTCCGATAACGAGTTCATATCGGCGGCTCCGTGGATGGAGCCTGGCGCTGAGGCGGAGCCGATCGTCGAGCAGTTGATCGAAGGAGAGCGGAGGCGCGAGGTTCGGCGCAAGGTGTCCGAGCTGCCTCCGGAATACCGGACGATGGTCCGCGACTTTTATTTTCGCCGCCGGACGCAGGAGGAGATCTCGCAGGAGCAGGGACTGCGCCCCAAGAGCGTGGAGTCCAAGCTCTATCGGGCCCGCAGCTGGATGAGGCGGCATTGGCGAAAGGAGGACTTCGAATGA